One genomic segment of Sminthopsis crassicaudata isolate SCR6 chromosome 2, ASM4859323v1, whole genome shotgun sequence includes these proteins:
- the SIX3 gene encoding homeobox protein SIX3 codes for MNIYSPLLPAPGFPYLTAGHSMVFRSPLELYPSHFFLPNFADPHHRSLLLASSSGGGGGGSSAGGGGGGGAGGGGAGGGGGGGGGGGGSGGGSRAPPEELSMFQLPTLNFSPEQVASVCETLEETGDIERLGRFLWSLPVAPGACEAINKHESILRARAVVAFHTGNFRDLYHILENHKFTKESHGKLQAMWLEAHYQEAEKLRGRPLGPVDKYRVRKKFPLPRTIWDGEQKTHCFKERTRSLLREWYLQDPYPNPSKKRELAQATGLTPTQVGNWFKNRRQRDRAAAAKNRLQHQSIGQSGMRSLAEPGCPTHGSAESPSTAASPTTSVSSLTERADTGTSILSPMTCEVTDPLTRQGGRENREWMKDQTNRTLKTNTGFHLSDGPNTPDRFYGLPVPLSLLLSPLHLVSRGCCDSLGSFCLHVDKTHFP; via the exons gTCATTCCATGGTATTCCGCTCCCCTCTAGAGCTCTATCCCTCCCACTTCTTCTTGCCAAACTTCGCGGATCCTCACCACCGCTCCCTACTTCTGGCTAgtagcagcggcggcggcggcggcgggagcaGTGcgggaggaggcggcggcggcggcgcgggAGGAGGCGGCGcgggaggaggcggcggcggtggcggaggaggcggcggcagcggcggcggctcCAGGGCCCCCCCGGAAGAGTTGTCCATGTTCCAGCTGCCCACCCTCAACTTCTCTCCGGAGCAGGTGGCCAGCGTCTGCGAGACGCTGGAAGAGACTGGGGACATCGAGCGGTTGGGACGCTTCCTCTGGTCCTTGCCCGTGGCCCCGGGGGCGTGCGAGGCCATCAACAAGCACGAGTCCATCCTGCGCGCCCGAGCCGTGGTCGCCTTCCACACGGGCAACTTTCGCGACCTCTACCACATCCTGGAGAACCACAAGTTCACCAAAGAGTCGCACGGCAAGCTGCAAGCCATGTGGCTGGAGGCGCACTACCAGGAGGCGGAGAAGCTACGCGGCCGCCCTCTCGGCCCAGTGGACAAGTACCGAGTGAGGAAGAAGTTCCCGTTGCCCCGGACCATCTGGGACGGCGAGCAGAAGACTCATTGCTTCAAGGAGCGGACTCGGAGCCTGCTCAGGGAGTGGTACCTTCAGGACCCCTACCCCAACCCCAGCAAGAAACGCGAACTGGCTCAGGCCACGGGCCTCACTCCCACACAAGTAGGCAACTGGTTTAAGAACCGGCGGCAGCGCGATCGGGCGGCTGCGGCCAAGAACAG GCTGCAGCATCAGTCGATCGGACAGAGTGGCATGCGCTCGCTGGCTGAGCCCGGCTGCCCGACGCACGGCTCGGCAGAGTCGCCATCCACGGCGGCCAGTCCCACAACCAGTGTGTCCAGCCTGACAGAACGAGCGGACACCGGCACCTCCATCCTCTCG CCAATGACCTGTGAGGTCACTGACCCTTtgacaaggcagggaggcagagaaaACAGAGAATGGATGAAGGACCAAACAAACAGAACCTTGAAGACCAACACTG GTTTTCACCTCTCTGATGGGCCTAATACTCCAGATCGTTTCTATGGACTTCCTGTGCCACTGTCATTGTTATTGTCACCGCTACATCTGGTCTCTAGGGGGTGCTGTGATTCCCTTGGTTCTTTTTGTCTTCATGTGGACAAAactcattttccttga